The nucleotide window CCGAGAGACAGGCCGAGCCGACGAGCTCCGGCAGCGCCAGCCCGCCCGGCGTGCCTGCCCCGAACCACACCGCCCAGCCGAGAACGTGGACGAGCGCCAGCGCGAGCGTCGCGAGACCGCGAGCCCGTGTGCCAGTACGCACGTCGCCAACGCCGTCGAAAACGAACGCGACGGTGAACGCGAGGAAGAAGCCGACCGCCACGAGCCCGTGCTCGGGAGCCGGCAGCGCGAAGACGCCGATCAATGAGAGGGAGACCGCCGCCAGCGCGAAGGCGAGGCTGCCGGCAGCGTGGAGCAGCGTGCGGGCGTTCTTAGCGAGGACGACGGCGAACGGGAGCGCGAGCACGCCCGAAAAGAGTAGTCCGTAATTGAACACGGCCGTCGAGGCCCAACTCGCACGTCCGAGATCGGACAGCGCGCTCGTCGAAAACGTGAATCGCGTCGAGAGCAAGATGGCGACGGTGATCGCCCCGAGCGCGACGACGATCGAGAACACGCCGAACGCCGCGGCGAGCCTGTTCGCTCGTGTGGACGGTGTCGGGTCGGGCGAATTCGTCATTATCGTTCAGAACCGCGGCCGGTCGTCCCTTCAGCCTACCGTCGCGCTCGACACACGACACTCGACGATCCGCAGCGTCGATCCGTCAGCCGAAGAAGTCGACGAGTCGGCGACCCGCCGTCTCGATCTCGGGTGAGACGAGCGCGAACCGGAACCAATCGGCGCGCGCCTCGCCGAAGGTTTCGCCGGGCATGGCGGCGACGCCGGCCTCGTCGATGAGCCGCTCGGCGTTCGTCATCGTTCCAGGAAACCCCGGAAAGCGCGCCATCACGTAGAACCCGCCGTCGGGGGTGGTGTACTCCGCCCCGGCGTCGTCGAGCGCGGCGGTGAAGCTGTCGATGCGGCGCACGAGGCGCTCGCGATTGCGCTCGTAATACTCGGGGCCAGTTCCACGGAGCGCGCGGAGAACGGCGTACTGGGCGGGTCGGCTCCCGGCGACGTTGACGAGCATGTGGCGACTGCGCACCCCATCAACCAGTTCGTCCGGAAAGACACCGTAGCCGACACGAAAGCCCGTGATAGCCATCGACTTCGAGAAGGCGTTCGTCACGATCCGGTGTGACGAATCGACCGCGAGCGCGCTCGCGAACTTCCCCGTATAATCGAAGTGGTCGTACACCTCGTCGCTCACGAGAATCGCGTCGTGCGCCGCGGCGATTTCGACCAGTTCGGCCATCGTTTCCTCGCCGTAGACCGCGCCCGTCGGGTTGTTCGGCGTGTTGACGACGATGGCGGCCGTCTCGTCGCTCGCGCGCTCGCGGACGGCAGCGGGATCGAGCGAGCCGTCGGCGTCGACCGGGACGTAGCGGGGAACGCCGCCGAACAGCTGTGTTTTGCCGGGGTAGTAGGGGTAGACCGGATCGGTGAGCAGCACCTCCGTGCCCGCGTCGCGGTCGAGCGCCGCCGCCAGCGCGAGCGAGTTCGCCTCGCCGGCCCCGTTGGTGACGACGACGTTCTCGATGGCGACGCCGCGTCGGGCGGCGATCTCCTCGCGGAGCTCCGCGAGCCCCGCGCTCGGCGGGTACTGATAGTCGTTGCCGTCCAGATCGGCGAATTCGTGGAGCCCCTCGCCGATCGCCGAGGGTGCGTTCCAGTCGGGCCCGCCGCTGACCAGTTCGACGACGTCCCGCTCGGCGGCCGCCGCGTACTGCATCAGCCGGAAGAACTGCGGCGTCTGATACTCCATGGATCGCCTGACGGTCGCCGCCTATTCGGTCTTTCCGCTCCGGGAGGGGTGGGTTTTTGCCCGCGGCGGGCAAGCGCTCACCCATGACCGCCGACGCGATCGAACGACGGCTCGGCGACGCGCTCCGGGAGAGCGACGCGACGATCGCGGTCGCCGAATCCTGTACCGGCGGGCTCGTGGGCTCGCTGTTGACCGACGTTCCTGGATCGAGCGATTACTTCGATCGGTCGCTCGTCACCTACTCCTCGCGAGCCAAACGCGCGCTGCTGGCCGTCAGTCGCGAGAGCCTCGACGCCCACGGCGCGGTGAGCGAACCGGTCGCCCGCGAGATGGCCCGTGGCGCGCGCGATACTGCCGACGCGACCTGGGGGCTCGCCACGACCGGCATCGCGGGCCCCGACGGCGGCACCGACGAGAAACCGGTCGGCACGGTCTACATCGGTGTCGCCCACGCCGGCGAGTGGGGCACCGGCGAGTCGACGAGCAGGGTCGAACACCACGTCTTCGACGGCACGCGCACGGAGGTCAAAGAGAAGATCGCTCGACGTGCGCTCACCGCGGTGCTCAAGGCGCTCGACGATCGCGAGCAGGAAGCGACTTAGGGGACACCCGCGTCGGAAGAATCGAGAATGAACAAGCGCGGCCACGTGCTCAACGCGATCGTCCTGAGCGTCGGGCTCGCCTGTCTCGCCCACCCGTCGCTCGACGCTGCGACGGTCCGGGCGGCCGTCGCCATCGGCGTGCCCGTCACCCTCGGCGCGCTCATCCCCGACGTCGACACCGCCTTCGGCACCCACCGCAAGACGCTGCACAACCTCCCCGTCCTGCTGCTCTTCTTCGTCTATCCGTTCTACTTCGGCAACCTCCAGTTCGTCTGGATCGGCGTTGCCACCCACTACGTGCTCGATCTGTTCGGGTCGAAACGCGGGCTCGCACTGCTCTACCCGCTCGATCGCGCCGAGTTCGACGTTCCCGTCGGCGTTTCTGCACGGAGTCGCTACGCCGGCGGGCTGATGGTGCTCATCACGGCGTTCGAGCTCGCCGTCGCTGCCGCGCTCGCGTACGATCTCCCACGCCGACTCGTCGCGAGCGGCCTGCGCGCGAGCGGGCTCGCCTGAATGTGATGAGGTTCGCCTGAGCCGAGAGCAGAACAGGTATCACCGGCGAGCGAATCACAGGAAACGATGACTGCAGGCAGAACCGTCGGCGTCTGTGTGGTCGTTTTCGCGCTGCTCGCGGCGGGCGTCGCCGGCACCGCGAGCGCACAGAGCGCGCCGACGCCGATCGACTCGTGTCGGACGATCGCCGACGACGGCGAGTATGTGCTCACCGCCGACATCGCGAACAGCTCCCAGTCGACGTGCATCCAGATCCTGTCGAGCGACGTCACCTTCGACGGTGGCGGCCACACGATCGGGGGCGCGAACGCCAACGATAGCGTCGGTGTGAAGGTGAACAACTCGCTGACGAGCCTCTCGAACGTCACCGTCAGAAACGTCTCGACGACCGGCTGGACGACCGGCGTCCAGTATCTCGATGTCGCGAACGGCAGCATCGAGGACGTCACCGCGAACGGCAACGACCGCCACGGCATCCGCCTGCGCGCCGCGAACGACGCACGCGTCGAGAACGTCACCGCGACCGACAACGGCCGCTGGAGCCTCTACACCGTCGGCAACACGACCGTCACCGGCACTGGCTTCGCGACGGGCTCGACGGACAACGCCTCGTTCACCGCTAGCGACGTCGCGCTCACGGGCGTCGGCTCGCCGCCGGGCGGGCTCGACAACCGCTCGACGGTCGGCCAGCGCCTCGGCGCGGTCGCCACGGGCGACAACAGCTCGCTCCGGCTCGGCATCGGCTACGACGAGGCGAACGTGACGCGCGCGAACGTGACCGAGAACAGCCTCCGGATGTGGCGCTTCGAGGGCAACTGGAGCCAGCCCGACGGCGTGAACTTCGTCAACATCGAGCAGGACCGCGTCGTCGCCGAGGTGGAGAACGTCGACAACGCGAGCGTGCTCGCCCCGGTCGGCGACGTCCAGACGCCGACGCCGACACCGACTCCGACCGCCACGGCGACCGAGGCAGCCGCCAACACGACGAGCAGTTCCAACGGACCGGGCTTCGGGATCGGACTCGCGCTCGTCGCGGTTCTCGCGAGCGCGTTCGTCCTCCTGCGCCGGGATCAGTAGACTCGCACGTCGTCGAATCGCCCTTCGTAGTAGTCCTGTTCGGGGTGGGTTGGCTCGGTGCCGGAGAGGACAAGCCGATCGAACTTCGTCACGCTGTTTTCGTAGCCCAGGTGGGCGAACTCAGCGGCGCTCCGCAGACGATGGATCGCGCCCGATCGGTGTTCGACGCGCCGGGCGATTCCCTCGCGAAACGCCGTCAACAAGTCGTCCACCCCGCCGATCGCCCGCTCGAACGCGGTCCAGACCTCGCCGACCGTCCGCTCGCGGTGGGCGTACGAGGAACCGAACGTCGGGAGCGAGAGCGAGGCGGCGATCGAGCGCGCGCGGCGGTTGTGGTGGGCCCAGTGTTTCGGGTTGTAGATCTCGACGGCGTCGACGAGCTCGCGATACCGGTCGATGGTTTCGCGATCGAGACTCACGTTCAGGAATTCGGGATGAGGAACCAGCACGACCGCGTTCTGGCGGCGGAGTTCGGCCATCGTGCCCGCGAGCGTGAGGAAATCGGGGATCGGCTCGTCGAGTCCGAACGCGAGGACGTGCCGGCGGTTGCGCCACGACCCCGTGAACAGTTCGCGACCCGGGATCACCAGGAGCTCGTCGTCGCTGTGTTCGCGTGCTTTCGCGCGGACGTCGGCCAGCTGGGTGAAATGCGGCGCGTAGACCAGCGCGTCGAGACCGTACCGTTTGGCTCGGCGGACGACCCGCTCGTCGAGGACCTTGACGTGCGGATCGACGCGAAACGACTCGTTCGGCGTCACTGATTCGAGATCGGTCGCCGACGTATAGCGGTTTCCGATTCGATCCTCGCCGATGGAGTTAACTACACGTACACGTACGTGTAGACGTATGGCGACGAAGACGCTCACCATCACCGAAGAGGCCTACGAGTCGCTGAAGGCCCACAAACACGACGACGAGAGCTTCACGGAGACGGTACTCCGACTGACGGACGGCGAGCGCGACGTCTGGAAAGGCCATGGAGCACTCGCCGACGTCG belongs to Halococcus qingdaonensis and includes:
- a CDS encoding DUF998 domain-containing protein — translated: MTNSPDPTPSTRANRLAAAFGVFSIVVALGAITVAILLSTRFTFSTSALSDLGRASWASTAVFNYGLLFSGVLALPFAVVLAKNARTLLHAAGSLAFALAAVSLSLIGVFALPAPEHGLVAVGFFLAFTVAFVFDGVGDVRTGTRARGLATLALALVHVLGWAVWFGAGTPGGLALPELVGSACLSVWVLATAARLW
- a CDS encoding pyridoxal phosphate-dependent aminotransferase, with translation MEYQTPQFFRLMQYAAAAERDVVELVSGGPDWNAPSAIGEGLHEFADLDGNDYQYPPSAGLAELREEIAARRGVAIENVVVTNGAGEANSLALAAALDRDAGTEVLLTDPVYPYYPGKTQLFGGVPRYVPVDADGSLDPAAVRERASDETAAIVVNTPNNPTGAVYGEETMAELVEIAAAHDAILVSDEVYDHFDYTGKFASALAVDSSHRIVTNAFSKSMAITGFRVGYGVFPDELVDGVRSRHMLVNVAGSRPAQYAVLRALRGTGPEYYERNRERLVRRIDSFTAALDDAGAEYTTPDGGFYVMARFPGFPGTMTNAERLIDEAGVAAMPGETFGEARADWFRFALVSPEIETAGRRLVDFFG
- a CDS encoding CinA family protein, which encodes MTADAIERRLGDALRESDATIAVAESCTGGLVGSLLTDVPGSSDYFDRSLVTYSSRAKRALLAVSRESLDAHGAVSEPVAREMARGARDTADATWGLATTGIAGPDGGTDEKPVGTVYIGVAHAGEWGTGESTSRVEHHVFDGTRTEVKEKIARRALTAVLKALDDREQEAT
- a CDS encoding metal-dependent hydrolase codes for the protein MNKRGHVLNAIVLSVGLACLAHPSLDAATVRAAVAIGVPVTLGALIPDVDTAFGTHRKTLHNLPVLLLFFVYPFYFGNLQFVWIGVATHYVLDLFGSKRGLALLYPLDRAEFDVPVGVSARSRYAGGLMVLITAFELAVAAALAYDLPRRLVASGLRASGLA
- a CDS encoding PGF-CTERM sorting domain-containing protein, with product MTAGRTVGVCVVVFALLAAGVAGTASAQSAPTPIDSCRTIADDGEYVLTADIANSSQSTCIQILSSDVTFDGGGHTIGGANANDSVGVKVNNSLTSLSNVTVRNVSTTGWTTGVQYLDVANGSIEDVTANGNDRHGIRLRAANDARVENVTATDNGRWSLYTVGNTTVTGTGFATGSTDNASFTASDVALTGVGSPPGGLDNRSTVGQRLGAVATGDNSSLRLGIGYDEANVTRANVTENSLRMWRFEGNWSQPDGVNFVNIEQDRVVAEVENVDNASVLAPVGDVQTPTPTPTPTATATEAAANTTSSSNGPGFGIGLALVAVLASAFVLLRRDQ
- a CDS encoding PHP-associated domain-containing protein, with amino-acid sequence MTPNESFRVDPHVKVLDERVVRRAKRYGLDALVYAPHFTQLADVRAKAREHSDDELLVIPGRELFTGSWRNRRHVLAFGLDEPIPDFLTLAGTMAELRRQNAVVLVPHPEFLNVSLDRETIDRYRELVDAVEIYNPKHWAHHNRRARSIAASLSLPTFGSSYAHRERTVGEVWTAFERAIGGVDDLLTAFREGIARRVEHRSGAIHRLRSAAEFAHLGYENSVTKFDRLVLSGTEPTHPEQDYYEGRFDDVRVY
- a CDS encoding antitoxin VapB family protein → MATKTLTITEEAYESLKAHKHDDESFTETVLRLTDGERDVWKGHGALADVEGFREVVDAVHEELNEDFDRREDALYGQ